The region GATCGCTCTTTACCGGAGCAAAATATTTTTCAATATCCTGAACATACAATTCATTATTTCTGTCAGAATATTCTCTGGCCTCTATTAGTCGGAATATAGTACTCATGAGTTCCACTCTTTCATCTACATAAGGCTGTATTTTCTGCTGGCCAAAAACCTGAGTCCCGGCAAAAGCAGCAATTAAAAAATATTTGTTTAATTGAGTTTTCATGTTATTTTTTAATATCTAGTATTTCGTATTTTTTGTAATCAGAATAATCCGATACAATGACCTGCTCTCCTTCTTTTAGCCCGGATAAAACTTCGTAGTACAATGGGTTTTCTCTTCCAAGGCTGATATTTTTACGTACCGCTTTTCCATTTTCCGTAACAAATATCCACTTCCCGTTGGTATCTTTAAAGAAGTTTCCTTTAGGAATCATCAGACTTTGTGTATCTGCAGAAAGTTTCAGTTTCACCCCGAAAGTCATTCCTATTTTCAGATCATCCGGTTTGTTATTATCAGCAAAATTAAGTTCTGCCGAAAATTGTCCCTGTACTACTTCCGGCAATACTTTGGATACTATAACATTATATTCCTTGCCATTGCTTTCCAGCGTTCCTTTTATCCCTGCATGCAGTTTGTTGATATAGTATTCATCTATTTTAGCAACCAGTTTATAGCCACCCATCAAATCTACCTTTCCAATGCTTTGTCCTGTAGTAAGACTTTGCCCCAAAGAAATACTAAAAGAAGATAATCGCCCGGTAGCAGGAGACATAATAAGGAAGTTATTTTTATTATTTCTCAGTACATCCAGACTTTTCTCCATTTGTGCAATAGAGTTATTAACTGCTGCAATCTGTGAAGCCCGGGAATGTTTTTCGTTTACAATACTCTGTTCTACGATTTGCTTTCTCTTTTGCTGGTAAGCCAGATTTTGGCGTGCCATATCATAATCCGTTTTCTTACCTATTTCAGCATCGTATAATCTTTTTTGCAGATTATAATTTTGTTGTGCTGTATTGTAATCATTTTGTGCCTGAAGAATCTCTTTATCTTGTGTAAATTCCTGATTTTTAAGCTCCAACAGAGTATTTCTCATCTGACTGATCTGTTGCATAATTCCTGTTTCCTGGCTCATAAAATTGAATTCAGTATTCGGATTATACACTCTGGCCAAAGGTTCCCCTTTTGTCACCATTTTTCCGTCTTCTGTGAAAATTTCTTTTACAGCTCCTCCTTCCATTACGTTAACTAATGAAGAGTTCAATGACTGTGTTTGCGCTGTAATCATCATCATGTCTTCAAATTTTCCACGGGTCACCTTTTCTACCTGTAAATCTTCTTCTTTTACATTAAAAGTTTTTTTCTGACGGAAAAAATATCCCAGAAACAACCCCAGAACGACTACTCCGGCAAGTGCTAAAAGAATAATTTTGAGTTTAGATCTTTTTTTCTCTATTTTCGTATCCATTACAGCTATTTGATTTTCAATAATATACGCGACAAATATGCCACAAAAAGAATTCGTCGGTAAAAGTCTGAAAATTAAACAGTAAAGATTTTAACTCAAAATAAAAGTGTCCGAAATCGAACACTAAGTGTGCAAAATTGAACACCCATGCGAAAGAAAACAGCCAAAATATTAATTGTTGATGACGATGAAGACATTCTTTTCTCTGCAAAAGTGTGGTTGAAAAAATTTTTTACCGATGTAAAAACACTCAACAATCCAAAAAAAATTATTCCTGCGCTTACCGAAGATGTATTCGACGTTATACTTCTCGACATGAATTTCCGAAAGGGTTTTGAGAACGGACAGGATGGATTATACTGGATGAATGAAGTTAAAGAGGTATCTCCTGATATTCCTATCATACTAATGACTGCTTATGGTGAAGTTGAACTTGCTGTAGAAGCATTAAAACTAGGAGCCTCAGACTTTATTCTGAAACCATGGAATAATGAAAAACTGTATGCCTCTGTTAACCTTGCTGTAGATGTTTCGCGCAAGAACAAAAAGCTGCATCAGTGGGAAAGTATTCAGCAAACAGATCAGAACTATATTCTGGAAAGCAATTCGGAGGCTGTACAGAACATTCTCCATACCATAGATAAAATCGCACCTACCGATGCCAATGTACTTTTGCTTGGTGAAAATGGTACTGGTAAATATGTTTTGGCAGAGCAAATCCACAGAAAATCTCCACGCAGTAAAGAACCGTTTGTACATATCGACCTGGGAAGCTTACCCGAAGGGCTTTTTGAAGCAGAACTCTTTGGCTATAAAAAAGGAGCTTTTACAGATGCGATTGCTGACACAGCAGGAAAAATAGAAAACGCCCAGGGCGGTACTGTTTTTCTGGACGAAATCGGAAACCTGTCACTGCACCTCCAGGCTAAGCTTCTGACCCTTATTCAGAATAAAAAACTATCCCGTATCGGAGAAACCCGGGAACGGCAAATGGATGTCCGCTTTATTTTCGCGACCAATGAGAATCTTCAGCAGAAAGTAAACGAATTTTTATTCAGAAAAGACCTTTATTTCAGAATCAATACGGTGGAGATTACCATTCCTCCTTTACGGGAACGTTTGGAAGACATGCCTTTGTTTGCACAATACTTTCTTGCAAAATACCAATACAAATACCATAAAACATTATCTCTTTCTGAGGAAGATATAAAAGAATTATGCAGTTATAACTGGCCGGGAAATATCCGTGAACTGGAGCATGCTATGGAAAGAAGTGTTATCCTCTCCGATCACAGAATATTACAACTTTCCTTACCAAAGCCTATGGAAAATACATCCGAGGGATTATCTGATGTACTGAATATTGAAGAAATGGAAGAAATCCTGATTAAGAAAGCTTTAAAGAAACATCAGGGCAATATATCTTCGGCAGCAGAAGATTTAGGACTTTCGCGTGCAGCACTTTACCGCAGAATGGAAAAATTTGGAATCTGATGAAAACAAAATTCTATATTATTCAGATCGCTATTTTATTGCTGGGTCTTATCTTTGGTATACTGGCTTTTGACTGCTATGAATCAGGAAAATGGATTACGGCCTTGCTTTTCCTTTGCCTTTCCGTTTTTATGATTATTCTGAACATCCGTAATGCCCAGCAATCCGGAAAAGAAACAGAGCAGATTCTGCAGGCAATCAACCATAAAGATTTTTCTTTGTTTCCGGACAAGAAACAAAATGACCCGTTAAAGCAAAAGGCTGTTGACCTTTACTATCAGGAAAAAGAGAAAAATACCGATGTATTGTCGTTCAAGATTCTGTACGAAAATATTCTGAATCAGCTGGACATAGGTATCATGATACTAAAAGAGAATACTAATGACTGGGAAGTGTTCTACTCTAATCCAAAGTTTATTGAAATTTTGAAGGTTCCTAAATACAACAGATGGAGTTTATATGAAGAAAAGAGCCCTGAATTTTTTAAACTTATAAAGGACACTGATTACAGAGAAAGTCAGGATTTTATGGAAGTTTCCATCA is a window of Elizabethkingia anophelis R26 DNA encoding:
- a CDS encoding efflux RND transporter periplasmic adaptor subunit, which produces MDTKIEKKRSKLKIILLALAGVVVLGLFLGYFFRQKKTFNVKEEDLQVEKVTRGKFEDMMMITAQTQSLNSSLVNVMEGGAVKEIFTEDGKMVTKGEPLARVYNPNTEFNFMSQETGIMQQISQMRNTLLELKNQEFTQDKEILQAQNDYNTAQQNYNLQKRLYDAEIGKKTDYDMARQNLAYQQKRKQIVEQSIVNEKHSRASQIAAVNNSIAQMEKSLDVLRNNKNNFLIMSPATGRLSSFSISLGQSLTTGQSIGKVDLMGGYKLVAKIDEYYINKLHAGIKGTLESNGKEYNVIVSKVLPEVVQGQFSAELNFADNNKPDDLKIGMTFGVKLKLSADTQSLMIPKGNFFKDTNGKWIFVTENGKAVRKNISLGRENPLYYEVLSGLKEGEQVIVSDYSDYKKYEILDIKK
- a CDS encoding sigma-54-dependent transcriptional regulator, whose translation is MRKKTAKILIVDDDEDILFSAKVWLKKFFTDVKTLNNPKKIIPALTEDVFDVILLDMNFRKGFENGQDGLYWMNEVKEVSPDIPIILMTAYGEVELAVEALKLGASDFILKPWNNEKLYASVNLAVDVSRKNKKLHQWESIQQTDQNYILESNSEAVQNILHTIDKIAPTDANVLLLGENGTGKYVLAEQIHRKSPRSKEPFVHIDLGSLPEGLFEAELFGYKKGAFTDAIADTAGKIENAQGGTVFLDEIGNLSLHLQAKLLTLIQNKKLSRIGETRERQMDVRFIFATNENLQQKVNEFLFRKDLYFRINTVEITIPPLRERLEDMPLFAQYFLAKYQYKYHKTLSLSEEDIKELCSYNWPGNIRELEHAMERSVILSDHRILQLSLPKPMENTSEGLSDVLNIEEMEEILIKKALKKHQGNISSAAEDLGLSRAALYRRMEKFGI